The following nucleotide sequence is from Bacillota bacterium.
CCCGTCAGCACCAACCAGCAGTGCCAAATCCACATTATCATTAACTATAAAGGTGACACCCGCAGCCCTAGTTATTTCCCTGATTACCTTGCATTCTTCAAACTGGTAAAGCTTTTTCTTTTCTTTTTCCCGGTACTGAATAATTTTAATGCCTGCTTTAACTAGCTCATTAACCACTTCAATATTGGAGCGACCCAGGGAATATTCTTCCGCGGTAATGGCGTAAATGTCTGTATTTAGCAAAATAAAACCTCCGTTTTACAGTGGCCGGCTGTCATTAAATACTTCCTCCACCTAAAACCCAGCTTAACACCACATCAGCCTGCTTAGCTGCTGCAATGTTTACCCTGGGGGAAACAGGTGGGCAATTTTTTCCCACTTCCGAAACCATATCTCCTATAATGTAAAAATTATCTCTAACCCGGCGCACTCTAATGTCATCGCTTTTTCCCCAGCCGGCAATGCCGGAGGCAGTAACCAATAGCTTGCCGGTGTTAATAAATACTTCCACCAGTTCTCGCTTGCATTGAGCATTATCCAGGGCTTCAATTACCACCTGGCATCGATCAAACACTTCTGCCATATTGTTTTTATTTAGTCTTTCCGGTACTACCTCTATTTCCACAGCCGGGTTAATCTGTTGCAAGTTACTTTGAAGGGCATTGACCTTTAACAGATTAACTTGTTCATGGAAAAAGAACTGCCGGTTCAGGTTGGAATAATCCACCCGGTCAAAATCGGCCAGCACCAGATGTTTAAACCCACAGCGCACCAGGTGCTGAGCACAGTTGGAGCCCAAACCACCGGCCCCGGCAATGCCTACTTTTATCTGCTGAACCTTGCGCCAGTTGGCCAGGCCCAGGCAATCTTTTAATGCTTCGTTAAAGAAATTATTCACCAGCCTGCAGCTCCGTCCAGCGGTTCCCAGTTTTTGCATACGGGCTGATATCCTTTACCCAACAGCATCTCTTTTATTTCCGGCACACTTCGCTGATCAGATATTTCAAACTGCCCGGTTCCGGAACTGTCTTCGGTATGCCCACCCACTTCTGTGCTTACCCCGGCTGACATTTTGGTAATCCCCAGCTGAACCAGGTTATCACGCAGGTCCGGGCTTTCTCGCGTGGAGAGGGTTATACCGCACCTGGGCATAAACAAGCGTAGGGCCAAAATGACCTGCACAAGATGGCGGTCTTGCACATCATACTTAGGTGTAAAACCTCCTACATTAGGCCTTATTCTGGGTATAGACACACTGATTTCGGTATCCAGGTAATTATCCTGCAGGTAATCTGCATGCAGCCCGGTAAAGAAGGCTTCCTGGCGCCAGTTTTCCAGGCCCAGCAGAGCGCCTATATTAACATTGCGCATACCGGCCCGGCAGCCGCGCTCCGGTGTATCCAGGCGAAACCGGTAATTCTTTTTGGGACCCCGGGGGTGCAGTGGCTGATAAGTTTCTTCGTTGTATACCTCCTGGAAAACGGTAAGGCCGTCCACCCCTGCATCCACAAGCCGGTTATAATCTTCCATTTCCATCGGATAAATCTCTATGGATATGGAATCAAAATGACGTTTTAATACCTTTACACAATCCTCGATATAAGAAACCGGGCTGTGTTTGGGTGATTCGCCGGTTAAAATAAGGATGTGCTTGAGCCCGGTTGCCGCAATATACTTTGCCTCCACGTCCACCTGTTCAAGGGTAAGTTTTTTACGCATGTAATTATGCCTGGCACTAAAACTGCAGTATACACAGTGATTGCTGCAGAAATTGGACAGGTACATAGGTGTAAAAAGCTGCATGGTTCGCCCAAAGTGCTGTATGGTTAGCCGGTGTGCTTTCTGGGCTATCTTTTCCAGGTAGTTGGAAGCCCGGGGAGATAAAAGAGTCAAATAATCCATTTCATTGATGGTGGTTTTGGACAAAGCTCTCTGAATATCTGCATCGCCAAGACCATCCCAGTAAATTTTAAAGTCAAAATCCTTCATTCTCTCATAAGTGTGGTAAAAACTAATTTTTATTCCCCCTTTCCTCAAAAGCCCCGTAATCCGGTTGAAGCCAGAAAAAGTTTAAGATAAGAAACCGGTAAGGGGCGAACTGGCTTCAGCCTCTGTTTTAATGGGGCCCAGGCCGGACAAATATGCCCTGCGCCCGGCATCCACAGCCATGCTAAAGGCCTTGGCCATATTAACAGGATCCAATGCCGTAGCCACCGCAGTATTGGCCAGCACCGCCGCCGCTCCCATTTCCATGGCTTCAGCTGCCTCTGAAGGCCGCCCGATACCGGCATCCACGATGATAGGAAGGTTGATCTCATCAATTAAAATACGAACCATCTCTTTAGTTTGCAGACCGCGGTTAGTACCAATAGGCGCACCCAGGGGCATCACGGCAGCAACACCGGCATTTTCCAAATCCTTGGCCACCATCAAATCCGGGCTCACATAAGGTAGAACCACAAACCCTTCCTTTACTAACATCTCGGCAGCCTTTGCTGTTTCGTAATTGTCCGGCAGTAAATATTTGTTATCCCTAATAACCTCAATTTTTATCCAGTCGCCACAACCACAGGCTCGTGCCAGCCTGGCAATACGTACCGCCTCTTCGGCATTTCTGGCCCCGGATGTGTTGGGCAGCAGAATACAGCCTTTAGGTATATGATGCAAAATATTTTCTTCGGGTGATGTTAAGTCCACCCGGCGCAGTGCCACTGTAACAACTTCTATGCCTGACTCGTGAACCAGTTGAGGAATGATACTATCATTTGAGTGCTTCCCTGTGCCGGTAAAAAAACGATTAGTTATCTCTTGCTCCCCTATTTTAAGTTTATCAGTCATTTATTAACCTCCCCCCACAAATTGCAGGATCTCCAGGTTGTCACCGTCTTTAAGGGCTATGTCTTTCCACTTTTCCCTGTCCAAAATGTGGTAATTATGTTCCACAACCACTACATTTAAATTAATTTTGTTTTGCTCCAAAAACTCATGTAAGGATACTTTTTGATCCAAATTTCGCTGCTCACCATTTACCGTTATCTTCACTGCATCACACTCCCCGGTGTTTTATATTGAAAAAATGATTGGTGGGGCCTACTCCTTTGCCCACGGGGAAAGCATTTTCAACGGCGCCGGTAATGTATTCTTTAGCCTTTTGGACAGCGTCTTTAAGTTCCGTTCCCCCGGCCAGGTTAGCGGCAATGGCGGATGAAAAAGTGCACCCGGTGCCATGCGTATTACAATTGGAAAGGCGCGGGGCCGAGAAAGTAACGAACCCGGTACCATCGAACAACAAATCCACTGCATCCCCTTGCAGGTGGCCGCCTTTAACCAGTACGCAGCCGGTACCCATTGATTTGATTAGACGGGCCGCCTCCTGCATGCCTTCCATATCTCGTACCTGAAAACCGGTAATAACCCCGGCTTCATGCAGATTAGGGGTGACTACCTGGGCCAGTGGAAACAGGTGGTCAATCAAAGCCTGCCTGGCCTCGGGCTGCAAAAGGTGGTCGCCGCTTTTGGCTACCATGACCGGGTCCAGTACCACCGGTATATGCGGGTAATCTTGCAAGGTTAAAGCCACATTCCTTATTATTTCAGAGCCGGACAGCATACCGATTTTGACGGCAGCGACATCCATGTCCTCCAAAACGGCCTGCATCTGCAGGGCCACGAAAGAGGGTTCTATTTCCATTACCCCTTTTACACCTGTTGTATTTTGAGCGGTAACTGCCGTAATCACAGAGGCACCGTAGACACCATGGGCGGCAAATGTTTTCAAGTCAGCCTGGATGCCGGCACCGCCACCGGAATCGGAACCTGCTATAGTTAGTGCAATTTTCATGAGCTAAGTCCCCTTTCAAGAAGCTTTTCACGAGGGTCCGGTTTTACCGAGATAACGCTCTACTATCTGCATGGCACAATAATCACCGCACATGGTGCAGGCCTCTGTGTCTTCAGAGTTCCTGCCCTCCCGGTAACGGCTGAATTTTATCGGGTCCAGAGCTAACTCCTTCTGCTTGCCCCAGTCCAAGGCCTTGCGGGCTTCAGACATTTGGTGATCCCACTGAATAGCTCCGGGTAATCCTTTTGCTACATCCGCAGCATGGCCTGCCAGGCGGCAGGCCATTACGCCCTCCCGCACATCTTCCTCGGTGGGCAGCCCCAAGTGTTCGGCGGGGGTGACGTAGCATAAAAAATCTGCCCCGGCCATGCCGGCCACGGCACCACCTATTGCTGACGTTATATGGTCATACCCCGGTGCAACATCCGTTACCAGCGGCCCCAGCACGTAAAAGGGTGCACCTTTACAAAGGCTCTTTTGCAGTTGTACATTTGCTGTTACCTGGTCCAGCGGCACATGCCCCGGCCCCTCTACCATTACCTGAACTCCTGCCTTACGTGCACGCTCAACCAGTTCGCCCAGTACGATTAATTCAGCAATTTGGGCACGGTCGGTAGCATCACTTAAACAGCCGGGGCGCAGCCCGTCACCCAAACTAAGGGTGACATCATATTGAAGACAAATATCCAGCAAACGGTCATATTGTTCATAAAGGGGGTTTTCTTTCCCGTGGTGGAACATCCAGCCGGTAATGAAGGATCCCCCCCGGCTCACAATGTCCGCAAGGCGCCCCTGCTGTTTAAGTGTCTCTACAACTTGACGGGTAACACCACAGTGCACAGTAAGAAAATCGGCACCCAGGGCAGCATGTTTTTCAATACCCCGAAACAAATCGTCTGCCGTTAAGCTTACCATGGCACCATGTTTTTCCTGGGCATCAACCATGGCCGAATAAAGGGGGACCGTACCCACCATAACCGGACAATTTTCTATTATGGCCCGGCGATTTTTGTCCAGGTCCCCCCCGGTGCTCAAGTCCATAACGCTGTCAGCGCCTGCTTCAACAGCAGTACGGAGTTTGGCCACTTCCTCCTGCAGGTCCGGATAGGCGGTGGAGGTACCGATATTAGCATTGACTTTGGTTCTAAGCCCCGCCCCCACACCCAGGGGCTTTAAACCGGCATGGTTTTTATTACAGGGAATAACGATGGTTCCGTCTTCTATACCCTTTCTTACAAATTCGGGGTCCCGGTTTTCCTCTTTCGCCACCTGTTCCATAGCCTCGGTAATCTTGCCCTGCCTTGCTGCTTCCAATTGTGTCATTTATAGTTCTCCCTTCATTTTTTGTCTAAACTCACATGAACCATATACACAAACTAGAATGAAATATTTTGGACTGGTCCATAAGCTCTGTTTAGGTGATAAAGACTTTCGATTGTATTTTTGTATTTTTTTAGCAATCCTGTATATCCTGTTAATCCTGTCTAAAAAAATTGTTTACCCCAAAGCCTCACATGCAAAGCCTTTTACTCCGCTCATCCCGTTAAAACTCACATGAACCATATACATAAACTAGAATGAAAATTTATTTTCGTCAAAAAAATAAAAGACACACCTCGTAGACAAGGTGCGCCATAAAATCGAATAACCTTCCCTACGCGGGCATTACCCCGATCAGGTTCTCTGGGTCAGGTACTCACTAGTCCTTTCTCAGCCCAAATTATGGGCTCCCCGTGAAAACTTCTATTTTTTTAGATAGTTGAATAATAAATCTTAACATTGAATGTCTGCTGGTACTTGCCAATATAGTACCATGTTTATGTTAATTCGTCTAATTTTTTTCTACTCTAGTGGACCATCGCCCCAAAAAATCTCTGCTTAAATAACCCAATTTAATAGCTTATCAGGATGAATAATGCGTATTGCCCTACCCTCATAAATAACAATATTTTCCTGTTTAAAAATGTTAATTAAAGAAGTAACTGTTTGCCTGGTTGTCCCCACCATATTAGCTATTTCTTCGTGAGTAAGGTGTAAATTAATTCTGATCCCGTTTTGGGTTTGCTCACCCATTTTTTCACACAAATTCATAAGAAATAAGGCTAATCTACTGGAAGCTTCTCTACAAACCAGCCCTTGGACTAGCGTCTCGGCCTCACATAGCCGTGCGCTGAGTAATTTGATCACCTTTTTGGCTAAAGTAGGATGACGGTCCATCAATTTTTTAAATTCTTGTTCAGGTATCACTAACAATGATACGCTACTAATGGCACCGGAAAAACATTTTCTGTCTTCACCCAGCATTACATCTGCTAAACCCATTAATTCTCCAGGGTTTCGAATACCCACCGAAACATTCCTGCCTTCAGCGGAAATCCTATATACCTTTACCCATCCGCTCTCAATAAGGTATACATGATCACCTTTGTCACCAGCGGCAAATATCACTTGCCCCTTATGATAATGTTCTTTGTAACCTACTCCCTTAATAATCATACTTTCCATGCTATTGAGGCCTAGGCTCGATTTTAAGCTGCTTTTTTTGTCGGCATTCAGATTTAGAGTATTTTTATTAGTACAATTAATCATTTGCGCACCTCAAAAAGTTATAAATATAAATTAAGAGATATTGTCCTAAATTTTACTTAAGCGTACAACAGCTGCCTTTTGAATCATTGCTGCTATTAGCCTTTCCATAATAACGGACAGTGGCAACCTTACGTTTAGTAAAGAAATCAACAGCATCTTGTCCCTGCGCTTTAATACGGCTACCTAACAGGGACGCCCTGTCTCCACCGAAGGGCAAGTACGGCATTGATGCCGGCACACCAACGTTAACCCCCAGCATACCGGAGTCTACTTGACGTAAAAACTTCTGTGCATATTGACCGCTCTCAGTAAAGATAGATCCACCATTACCAAATTCAGAGCTGTTAATAAATGCTATCCCTTCATTAACATCTTTAACCTTAATTAAAGATACTACAGGCCCGAAAATTTCATCGATAGCTACTTTCATATCCGGGGTTACTTCAGACAAGATCGTTGGGCCTACAAAATAACCATTTTTATTTTTATCCGGGACTTCAATGTCACGACCGTCCAGAGCCAAGTTTGCTCCCTCTTCAATACCTAAATCGATATATTTGTGTGCTCTTGCTTGGGATTGTTTAGAGATAACCGGCCCCATAAATACTTTTTCGTCTCTTGCATCCCCAACTTTTACATTTTTTGCTGCTTCAACCATTCTTTCTTTAACAGAGTCATAAATATCCTCTACCACTGCAACATTGGCTCCCGCCATGCATCTTTGCCCTGCCGCGCCATAACAGGAATTAATGAAGTTTTCAATAAAGCCGTCCATGTTGGCATCTTCGGCGACAAGCAAAGTGTTTTTTGCCCCTGCCAAAACCATACTTCTCTTACCGGTTTTGGCGCTTCCTTCGGCAATTATTTTTCCTACTGGGGTTGATCCTACAAAAGCCATTGCCTCAATTGCAGGGCTGTTAAGCAGAGCTTCAACTACTGGCTTAGTACCATTTACAAGGTTAAATACCCCTTCAGGCAGTCCAATAGCTTCAAATATCTCCATTATTTTTTGCATAAATACCGGAGATTGCTCTGAGGCTTTAAATACCATAGTATTCCCTGTCCCAATAGCAAATGGAACGAACCATCCGAATACTAAAGCAGGAAAGTTGAACGGTGCTAAAGCTCCAATAACTCCCAAAGGCTGGCGGATTACTTCACCATCAATTTTTGAATTGACTTCAATTTTATCACCGCGCATCATCATTGGAATTCCACATGCAGTTTCTGTAAGCTGAATTGCACGTTCCACTTCAGCTCTTGCATCAGCTATATGCTTAGCTTGATCAGTAGCTATTGATTGAGCCAGATCTTCTTTTCTTGCCATCAATCCGTCACGAAGCTTGAATAAATATTCCATTCTTTTGCCCATGGAAACATTGCGCCAACTTTTGAATGCCTCTTTCGCGGCAGCAATAGCATCTTCTACCTTCTCTGTAGGTGTAATTGGCACTTCCCCGATTTCCTCACCGGTTGACGGGTTATAAACTTTAAGAAACTCTGCTCCGGTTTCTTCAATCCATTCTCCATTAATATAGTCTTTTAGTTTACCAAATTCCAACTCATATTCACTCCTATTTAAATGCAATAAAACGAGGTAAC
It contains:
- the thiF gene encoding sulfur carrier protein ThiS adenylyltransferase ThiF; the encoded protein is MQKLGTAGRSCRLVNNFFNEALKDCLGLANWRKVQQIKVGIAGAGGLGSNCAQHLVRCGFKHLVLADFDRVDYSNLNRQFFFHEQVNLLKVNALQSNLQQINPAVEIEVVPERLNKNNMAEVFDRCQVVIEALDNAQCKRELVEVFINTGKLLVTASGIAGWGKSDDIRVRRVRDNFYIIGDMVSEVGKNCPPVSPRVNIAAAKQADVVLSWVLGGGSI
- the thiH gene encoding 2-iminoacetate synthase ThiH, encoding MSFYHTYERMKDFDFKIYWDGLGDADIQRALSKTTINEMDYLTLLSPRASNYLEKIAQKAHRLTIQHFGRTMQLFTPMYLSNFCSNHCVYCSFSARHNYMRKKLTLEQVDVEAKYIAATGLKHILILTGESPKHSPVSYIEDCVKVLKRHFDSISIEIYPMEMEDYNRLVDAGVDGLTVFQEVYNEETYQPLHPRGPKKNYRFRLDTPERGCRAGMRNVNIGALLGLENWRQEAFFTGLHADYLQDNYLDTEISVSIPRIRPNVGGFTPKYDVQDRHLVQVILALRLFMPRCGITLSTRESPDLRDNLVQLGITKMSAGVSTEVGGHTEDSSGTGQFEISDQRSVPEIKEMLLGKGYQPVCKNWEPLDGAAGW
- a CDS encoding thiazole synthase, whose product is MTDKLKIGEQEITNRFFTGTGKHSNDSIIPQLVHESGIEVVTVALRRVDLTSPEENILHHIPKGCILLPNTSGARNAEEAVRIARLARACGCGDWIKIEVIRDNKYLLPDNYETAKAAEMLVKEGFVVLPYVSPDLMVAKDLENAGVAAVMPLGAPIGTNRGLQTKEMVRILIDEINLPIIVDAGIGRPSEAAEAMEMGAAAVLANTAVATALDPVNMAKAFSMAVDAGRRAYLSGLGPIKTEAEASSPLTGFLS
- the thiS gene encoding sulfur carrier protein ThiS, translating into MKITVNGEQRNLDQKVSLHEFLEQNKINLNVVVVEHNYHILDREKWKDIALKDGDNLEILQFVGGG
- the thiD gene encoding bifunctional hydroxymethylpyrimidine kinase/phosphomethylpyrimidine kinase — translated: MKIALTIAGSDSGGGAGIQADLKTFAAHGVYGASVITAVTAQNTTGVKGVMEIEPSFVALQMQAVLEDMDVAAVKIGMLSGSEIIRNVALTLQDYPHIPVVLDPVMVAKSGDHLLQPEARQALIDHLFPLAQVVTPNLHEAGVITGFQVRDMEGMQEAARLIKSMGTGCVLVKGGHLQGDAVDLLFDGTGFVTFSAPRLSNCNTHGTGCTFSSAIAANLAGGTELKDAVQKAKEYITGAVENAFPVGKGVGPTNHFFNIKHRGV
- the thiC gene encoding phosphomethylpyrimidine synthase ThiC, with amino-acid sequence MTQLEAARQGKITEAMEQVAKEENRDPEFVRKGIEDGTIVIPCNKNHAGLKPLGVGAGLRTKVNANIGTSTAYPDLQEEVAKLRTAVEAGADSVMDLSTGGDLDKNRRAIIENCPVMVGTVPLYSAMVDAQEKHGAMVSLTADDLFRGIEKHAALGADFLTVHCGVTRQVVETLKQQGRLADIVSRGGSFITGWMFHHGKENPLYEQYDRLLDICLQYDVTLSLGDGLRPGCLSDATDRAQIAELIVLGELVERARKAGVQVMVEGPGHVPLDQVTANVQLQKSLCKGAPFYVLGPLVTDVAPGYDHITSAIGGAVAGMAGADFLCYVTPAEHLGLPTEEDVREGVMACRLAGHAADVAKGLPGAIQWDHQMSEARKALDWGKQKELALDPIKFSRYREGRNSEDTEACTMCGDYCAMQIVERYLGKTGPS
- a CDS encoding Crp/Fnr family transcriptional regulator, which gives rise to MINCTNKNTLNLNADKKSSLKSSLGLNSMESMIIKGVGYKEHYHKGQVIFAAGDKGDHVYLIESGWVKVYRISAEGRNVSVGIRNPGELMGLADVMLGEDRKCFSGAISSVSLLVIPEQEFKKLMDRHPTLAKKVIKLLSARLCEAETLVQGLVCREASSRLALFLMNLCEKMGEQTQNGIRINLHLTHEEIANMVGTTRQTVTSLINIFKQENIVIYEGRAIRIIHPDKLLNWVI
- a CDS encoding aldehyde dehydrogenase family protein, translating into MEFGKLKDYINGEWIEETGAEFLKVYNPSTGEEIGEVPITPTEKVEDAIAAAKEAFKSWRNVSMGKRMEYLFKLRDGLMARKEDLAQSIATDQAKHIADARAEVERAIQLTETACGIPMMMRGDKIEVNSKIDGEVIRQPLGVIGALAPFNFPALVFGWFVPFAIGTGNTMVFKASEQSPVFMQKIMEIFEAIGLPEGVFNLVNGTKPVVEALLNSPAIEAMAFVGSTPVGKIIAEGSAKTGKRSMVLAGAKNTLLVAEDANMDGFIENFINSCYGAAGQRCMAGANVAVVEDIYDSVKERMVEAAKNVKVGDARDEKVFMGPVISKQSQARAHKYIDLGIEEGANLALDGRDIEVPDKNKNGYFVGPTILSEVTPDMKVAIDEIFGPVVSLIKVKDVNEGIAFINSSEFGNGGSIFTESGQYAQKFLRQVDSGMLGVNVGVPASMPYLPFGGDRASLLGSRIKAQGQDAVDFFTKRKVATVRYYGKANSSNDSKGSCCTLK